The proteins below come from a single Fusarium verticillioides 7600 chromosome 3, whole genome shotgun sequence genomic window:
- a CDS encoding succinate-semialdehyde dehydrogenase, with amino-acid sequence MAAPKLTDPTLIKNACYVNGEWVAAKSGKHFAVENPSTLEKIGNCPEFDARDTEAAIAAADAAFKTYRKTPARQRARYLRRWYDLMMENSEDIARLITLENGKPLADGRTESNYAAAFFEWFSEEAPRIYGETIEATNPSCRLSTIKQPVGVCGLIAPWNFPAAMITRKAGPALAAGCTVVIKAPAEAPLTALALAELAHRAGIPAGVVNVITALDNTAEVGKVLTTHPKVKKVSFTGSTGVGRLLMNQSSSTIKKLSFELGGNAPFIVFEDADLVKAVKGVIACKFRNSGQTCVCANRILVHRSIYDKFIQMVLDVVKTFVVGDGFGEETTHGPLIHGRAVAKAAEHVEDALSKGAKLIHGGERLPHLGPNYFDLTMLTGMKPGMKICSEETFGPVAAFFAFDNEDEAIELANDSDVGLGGYFFSNNVNRCYRVAEALEVGMVGVNCGVLSDPAAPFGGIKQSGFGREGSKYGIDEFTITKMVMTNIDP; translated from the exons atggcagctCCAAAG CTTACCGATCCTACCCTCATTAAAAACGCATGTTACGTCAATGGTGAATGGGTAGCTGCAAAGTCTGGGAAGCACTTTGCTGTCGAAA ACCCTTCAACCCTTGAAAAGATTGGGAATTGTCCCGAGTTCGACGCCAGGGACACCGAAGCCGCTATCGCCGCCGCCGATGCCGCATTCAAGACATACCGTAAAACCCCGGCTCGCCAGCGGGCCCGGTACCTCCGCCGCTGGTATGATCTCATGATGGAGAACTCGGAGGACATTGCACGACTCATCACCCTTGAGAACGGCAAGCCTCTGGCAGATGGCAGGACAGAGTCCAACTATGCAGCAGCTTTCTTTGAATGGTTTTCAGAGGAGGCCCCTAGAATTTATGGTGAGACCATTGAGGCAACAAACCCATCATGTCGTCTGTCCACCATCAAACAGCCTGTAGGTGTCTGTGGCCTCATTGCACCATGGAACTTTCCCGCTGCCATGATTACCCGAAAGGCCGGGCCTGCGCTCGCTGCTGGCTGTACTGTTGTCATTAAAGCTCCCGCTGAGGCTCCTCTGACAGCTCTTGCTCTGGCTGAACTGGCGCATCGTGCTGGAATTCCTGCCGGCGTTGTCAACGTTATCACAGCTTTGGATAACACTGCTGAAGTGGGCAAAGTCTTGACTACGCAcccaaaggtcaagaaagtcTCTTTTACAGGGTCAACTGGTGTGGGCAGACTCCTTATGAATCAatcgtcttcaacaatcaAGAAATTGTCCTTTGAATTGGGAGGAAACGCTCCTTTCATCGTTTTCGAAGACGCGGACCTTGTTAAGGCTGTTAAGGGTGTGATCGCTTGCAAATTCCGCAACTCGGGTCAAACTTGCGTCTGCGCCAACCGAATTCTGGTGCACCGCAGTATCTATGACAAATTTATCCAAATGgtccttgatgttgtcaagaccTTCGTTGTTGGCGACGGCTTTGGTGAGGAGACAACTCATGGTCCTCTCATCCATGGGCGTGCCGtagccaaggctgctgagcatgttgaagatgctcttTCCAAGGGAGCCAAGCTTATTCACGGTGGCGAGCGTCTACCACACCTCGGCCCTAACTACTTTGACCTCACAATGTTGACTGGTATGAAGCCTGGCATGAAGATCTGTAGCGAAGAGACTTTCGGACCTGTTGCTGCTTTCTTTGCATTCGACAACGAGGACGAAGCTATTGAGCTTGCGAACGACAGtgatgttggtcttggaggctatttcttcagcaacaacgTGAACCGATGTTATCGCGTGGCTGAAGCCTTAGAGGTTGGTATGGTTGGTGTCAATTGCG GCGTTCTGAGCGACCCTGCCGCTCCTTTCGGTGGCATTAAGCAGAGTGGttttggaagagaaggaagcaagTATGGTATCGACGAGTTTACAATCACCAAGATGGTTATGACAAACATTGATCCATAA
- a CDS encoding 4-aminobutyrate aminotransferase → MPSFVESPVRTEIPGPVSKASSKRLDAIFDARAVHFVVDYDKSHDNYIVDVDGNKYLDVYAQIASIPVGYNNDTLIEAAKSPEMISALVNRPAIGNFPSDQWVDILRNGLMKVAPKGLSYIFTAQSGSEANELAYKAAFMLYSRRKRGNADWNEEEINSCLENSKPGSPELAIMSFKNSFHGRGFGSLSTTRSKAVHKLDIPSFNWPQAPFPALKYPLEEHVEENAAEEKRCLEEVERIMTTWHCPVAGLIVEPIQSEGGDNHASPAFFQGLRDITKKHGSVLIADEVQTGFGATGSFWGHDHWNLTSPPDMVTFSKKAQTAGYFFGNEMLIPDKAYRQFNTWIGDPARVIMCKAVIQEILDKKLVEQTARVGTHLYAELARLAAKYPDHIQNLRGKDQGTFIAFDTKDPAGLVRSMRHIGVNIGTCGKNTVRLRPMLIFQEEHIPILINAFDKVIAAL, encoded by the exons ATGCCTTCCTTCGTCGAGTCCCCCGTTCGCACGGAGATTCCTGGCCCTGTATCCAAGGCCAGCTCCAAGCGTCTGGATGCCATTTTCGACGCCCGTGCCGTTCACTTCGTTGTCGACTACGACAAGTCTCACGATAATTA CattgtcgatgttgatggcaaCAAGTACCTCGATGTCTACGCCCAGATTGCTTCCATCCCTGTGGGATACAACAACGACACTCTGATCGAAGCTGCCAAGTCCCCCGAAATGATCTCCGCTCTCGTCAACCGTCCTGCGATTGGCAACTTTCCTTCCGACCAATGGGTCGATATTCTCCGTAATGGCCTTATGAAGGTCGCCCCCAAGGGCCTCAGCTACATCTTCACTGCTCAGTCTGGATCTGAGGCCAACGAGCTTGCCTACAAGGCTGCTTTCATGCTCTACAGTCGTCGCAAGCGTGGTAACGCTGACTggaatgaggaggagatcaaCTCCTGCCTTGAGAACTCCAAACCTGGCTCTCCTGAActcgccatcatgagtttcAAGAACTCTTTCCACGGCCGTGGTTTCGGCTCCCTCTCTACCACCCGCTCCAAGGCTGTTCACAAGCTCGATATCCCTAGCTTCAACTGGCCCCAGGCCCCCTTTCCTGCTCTCAAGTACCCTCTTGAGGAGCATGTCGAGGAGAACGCggccgaggagaagcgatgccttgaagaagttgagcgCATCATGACCACATGGCATTGCCCCGTTGCCGGTCTCATTGTTGAGCCCATTCAGTCCGAGGGTGGTGACAACCACGCCTCCCCGGCTTTCTTCCAGGGTCTCCGTGACATTACCAAGAAGCACGGATCCGTTCTCATTGCCGACGAGGTACAGACCGGTTTCGGCGCCACTGGTTCCTTCTGGGGACATGATCACTGGAACCTGACCTCTCCACCAGACATGGtcaccttctccaagaaggcGCAGACTGCTGGATACTTCTTTGGCAACGAGATGCTCATCCCTGATAAGGCTTACCGTCAGTTCAACACCTGGATCGGCGACCCTGCCCGTGTCATCATGTGCAAGGCTGTCATTCAGgagattcttgacaagaagcttgttgagcagaCAGCCCGCGTGGGTACTCACCTTTATGCCGAGCTTGCACGCCTTGCTGCCAAATACCCTGATCACATCCAGAACCTCCGTGGAAAAGACCAGGGCACTTTCATTGCTTTCGATACCAAGGACCCTGCTGGTCTCGTTCGCTCCATGCGCCATATTGGTGTGAACATTGGAACGTGCGGCAAGAACACCGTCCGCCTCCGACCTATGCTCATTTTCCAAGAGGAGCACATTCCTATCCTCATCAATGCCTTTGATAAGGTTATTGCTGCTCTGTGA
- a CDS encoding succinate-semialdehyde dehydrogenase, which translates to MMENSEDIARLITLENGKPLADGRTESNYAAAFFEWFSEEAPRIYGETIEATNPSCRLSTIKQPVGVCGLIAPWNFPAAMITRKAGPALAAGCTVVIKAPAEAPLTALALAELAHRAGIPAGVVNVITALDNTAEVGKVLTTHPKVKKVSFTGSTGVGRLLMNQSSSTIKKLSFELGGNAPFIVFEDADLVKAVKGVIACKFRNSGQTCVCANRILVHRSIYDKFIQMVLDVVKTFVVGDGFGEETTHGPLIHGRAVAKAAEHVEDALSKGAKLIHGGERLPHLGPNYFDLTMLTGMKPGMKICSEETFGPVAAFFAFDNEDEAIELANDSDVGLGGYFFSNNVNRCYRVAEALEVGMVGVNCGVLSDPAAPFGGIKQSGFGREGSKYGIDEFTITKMVMTNIDP; encoded by the exons ATGATGGAGAACTCGGAGGACATTGCACGACTCATCACCCTTGAGAACGGCAAGCCTCTGGCAGATGGCAGGACAGAGTCCAACTATGCAGCAGCTTTCTTTGAATGGTTTTCAGAGGAGGCCCCTAGAATTTATGGTGAGACCATTGAGGCAACAAACCCATCATGTCGTCTGTCCACCATCAAACAGCCTGTAGGTGTCTGTGGCCTCATTGCACCATGGAACTTTCCCGCTGCCATGATTACCCGAAAGGCCGGGCCTGCGCTCGCTGCTGGCTGTACTGTTGTCATTAAAGCTCCCGCTGAGGCTCCTCTGACAGCTCTTGCTCTGGCTGAACTGGCGCATCGTGCTGGAATTCCTGCCGGCGTTGTCAACGTTATCACAGCTTTGGATAACACTGCTGAAGTGGGCAAAGTCTTGACTACGCAcccaaaggtcaagaaagtcTCTTTTACAGGGTCAACTGGTGTGGGCAGACTCCTTATGAATCAatcgtcttcaacaatcaAGAAATTGTCCTTTGAATTGGGAGGAAACGCTCCTTTCATCGTTTTCGAAGACGCGGACCTTGTTAAGGCTGTTAAGGGTGTGATCGCTTGCAAATTCCGCAACTCGGGTCAAACTTGCGTCTGCGCCAACCGAATTCTGGTGCACCGCAGTATCTATGACAAATTTATCCAAATGgtccttgatgttgtcaagaccTTCGTTGTTGGCGACGGCTTTGGTGAGGAGACAACTCATGGTCCTCTCATCCATGGGCGTGCCGtagccaaggctgctgagcatgttgaagatgctcttTCCAAGGGAGCCAAGCTTATTCACGGTGGCGAGCGTCTACCACACCTCGGCCCTAACTACTTTGACCTCACAATGTTGACTGGTATGAAGCCTGGCATGAAGATCTGTAGCGAAGAGACTTTCGGACCTGTTGCTGCTTTCTTTGCATTCGACAACGAGGACGAAGCTATTGAGCTTGCGAACGACAGtgatgttggtcttggaggctatttcttcagcaacaacgTGAACCGATGTTATCGCGTGGCTGAAGCCTTAGAGGTTGGTATGGTTGGTGTCAATTGCG GCGTTCTGAGCGACCCTGCCGCTCCTTTCGGTGGCATTAAGCAGAGTGGttttggaagagaaggaagcaagTATGGTATCGACGAGTTTACAATCACCAAGATGGTTATGACAAACATTGATCCATAA